The following nucleotide sequence is from Coregonus clupeaformis isolate EN_2021a unplaced genomic scaffold, ASM2061545v1 scaf0392, whole genome shotgun sequence.
CCCCTTTTGTAAGCCCGCggatcaataaaaaaaaaagaatggaactcagtcagggtctcaacttattgctgagagttagaatagtagaatacacaaggtgccgTTTTCAATTTTGGttttgcatcagcagtttttctcttgctatgtcagtcactgacagtcactcaattagcccatgtcagctaaaacattttttggggggtaagttagtctagcggccagctatctaaatttgtagtaatcatggtcgaatggGGAGGGGGCAATGGGGAGGgggcattgattttgttagtcacgctcactcagatatcatattttaaaaaatgatctgtgtcccatggcaaaatgagtagaattacaTGAAAGTAGTTCTACAATttcaaaatgttctctctgccccagggtaaaatttgtagaattgcaggaaacttgctttaaaacggcaacattttctctacgccacatggcaaaatgtgcagaattgcaggaaattaacccTAAAACTTCAATTTTGTCTCTCCACTGTCAAGAGGGGATCCGCTAAAATCATTTGCTGGCAGAGTGGGGGGCAGGCCCCAACAAAATGTTGCTTGGGGCCCCCAAAACGCAAGGGCCGACTCAGActacatgtgtgggtatggatgtgggaatgaagacccgcgagccactgcggcccctcatgatgagttcagatttttttggCCCCCACGCCCATAAAAGTTGCCGATCCCTGGCATAGATATtctattacaatactacagtaaatGTACCAGGAGCTGGCGAGTCAGCACTTTGAGTCTAGACAATGGGAACCTGGTGAGCAGGCTTTATATCTCAACAACAAGGTCAGAGGAAGTTGAATAGAATAACTTTATTTAATAAGTTGTGGCATTCAGGTTAGATAATAAAGACATCACAATGTAGACAGACGGTGGATTTAATTGAATGTTCAATTTTAGAACAATCTTTCCCGGCTGTTCTTTTACACTACAGTTCACCATAGTTGAGGCTCATGCTAAGTGCAAGAACATCGTGTCATGGGTGAAGGAGGACTCTTCAACAGTGGTGGTCCCTGCCCTTGATCTCATCATGAACAGGCATTTGCCCTggacaccatcatcatcatcatcaacttcCTCCTCCTGGTCTTCAGTCGTAATCAATGTAGCAGATCTGGAAGTGGCCTCCATATGCCGCAGCATCAGATTCAACCTTGGGCCAAGTCATGGGCCAAGCGAGGTCACCAGCCCTAGAACTGGTGCCAGGACACGGAACCCaactcccttcccctccccccttTCGTATGTACCCCCCTGTAGCTTATTCCTCCCCATAATGGTTGGAACAGTTAATTCCTTAACTTCATACATGTGTATAAATAATGACTTCTCTAAAATGATTTATTTCCACTGAATACAGATGTAGGAATTTacgtttgctacagcaggaaaataatcctgcagcattaggaaatgtgaattaatatctggattataattaatggacatttttgaagGGGTTGATACATTATTCGTAAGGGAAAAAAATctagtctgaaatttcaaagtggacttcagaagccttttaaaacctcaaatacactatacGTTTTACATTTCctacattgcaggaaagttctcctgcaacagggtgatcaaattaagatcctgcatctgtatGACTTTAGTTGATTCTTTTAAATAATGTTTTAAAGCAGTGTTTGTGTCCAGAAAGGTTTGTTATTGTCGTTGTTACCATATCTTTGTTGTGGGGTGCTCTTCAGGTCAGAGGAGTCTTTGGGAAATGAGGAAGAAGATGACAACCCAAGAAGATATTCCTCAGCATCTGAGAACGGAGATAGAGAGGATTGGGACAGATCCCCCTCAGACCCCCTGAGGTCTGTGTTCGGACTGTCTCACAACTTTATCTTCAGTCAGGTTCACAGAGATGCCCGCAGGTCCCTGAGTGAGGTCATACTGCCATCCATCCAGAGGAGACCAAAGAAGATGAGGCCTATTATTCTGTCTGCGGACACCAGGCTGAtcatggccattgtggagatcATCATCAAGCAGATCAACGCCAGACTAGCCCAGCTCATGCTGATAGGAGGTGCCAGTCAGGGAGCCGAAGCTCCTTCCACCAGCATCAGCTCACCGAGCAGTCAGTTTGCTGAGCAGATGCTGCGGACAATCACAACCACAATGAATGGCCATACTATGGGACAGATGGCGCTCACTTGGCTGTCTGGAAAGTCCGCTAAGGAGATTGAGAGAGAGCTAGGACGACTGGCAGGCCAGGTCATTGTTGCAACCATCAGCAGCATCCAGAGGGCGAAGAGCGACGCTCAGACAGGACATGAGGTGCGGGTGTCCTACTTCCTGTCAGCGGTGTCGGCCGAGGTGCAGAGTCTGGTGGTCCAGAGAACGGAGACCAGgatgtcagtcagacagtcaggaaGCGACCACCTGCTGAACCTGTCTCGGGCAAAGATCAACAGGGCCGTCGAGCTGAAAATGGCTGAAATGTACGGTGGATCCCTGTGGGATTGGTCCCTGACAGAACAGAATATCCAGCTAGGTCATGACAGAATCACTGCCATGTCCAATGATTTGGTGGATTTGGTGGTCGATGATACCCTGAATGCCCTTGGTTATCTAGAGAACCAGGCATTTTCCAGGTCCCAGAGCGCTGGCTCCCGGACAGGGATTGAAGGCCTCGACATTGATGGTGTGGCAAGGGACATGGTCCGGAAAGCTGCAGCCAAACTCAAGGCATCCATGTCTGAGTTTGAGCTGGAGGGGGGATCCAGATACTCACAGGGCAGCAGTGGTCCCTCGAACCACTCACCTCTGTCTCGTTCCACTCCGACCTGAGGATGCTCTGTGTCCGGTCAGCAGTGTCAGTCAGAACTGCCCTGCAAGTGATAAAAACAGAGCTTGACAGCAACTCAGATGAGTCCTTTGTTCCATGCCAGATGTCTAGAAACCTTCTAGCACGTCTAGTGTTGAGTGTCGAGAGCATCAGCGATCTGGAAATTGGTGAGATGCTCCAGGGCCCCTCAGCAATCATGGAGCCGGAGGCTGTGATAGAACACCAAGACATATCCTCCACTGCCATCTACCACTCCCTGCTCATTGATGGTCCATTCCCACCATCAGAGAGGATTCAGGAAACAATTATTCTAAGCCGTCCACTCACTGCACAGGATGTGACCACACAGGGGGAAAAGCAGCATCCTGCTGACCTTCAGACCGACAACCTAATGGCAGAATACTCTGCCAAGGCCCAAGGGGTAGTGACTCAGGTCATAAGAGATGCTTCTTTGACCATGGACATCCTGTCAGCCCACGTCTCCTCAAGGAACATTGCTGAGGCCTCAACTAGCATTCTTGAGTCCCTTCTAGTGGACTTAAACGAGGCAATTGAGGTGAGTAGGGCAGGTAGGATCAAGTTCTGGGAACAGGTCCAGTTATCCTCCCAGAAACTTTACAGCACAGCTGTGAACGAGCTGAAGAGTTTGTACACTGGTTGCCACCTCACCAATGAGCGGGACCACCAGGATACCCATTTAACTGCTGACAAAATCCAGGACATGGAAGTGTCTACCAACAATGACCTCAAAGACCCAACAGTTGCAGTCAGCCAGGAGTCAGTCAGACACAGCGCCAAGAAGATCCTCAGCAAGGTTCTGAATGTGATCAAGGCCGGAGTAGCTGCCTCAGAGCACTCATCTGTGGGTGAGCAGATGACCGAAGAGTGGCAGGTTGCCATGGAGATGTTTGACTCCATTCTGAACAGGCTAGAAGATGATGAGCCTGATGTGGGTGAAGAGGATCATCTTCATGTGATGTCGGTCCGTGACATCTACCAGGATGTCTCATCTAAAACCTCTCAGGTTTGTATGGTGGTGACTGGCCAGGCGATGGACACGCTGACCGATGATGTGTCAGCCGCGACCTCTGTGCGTGGTAAGTAAAATGACcacttttcatttattttattttgtaatatGCACTAAattgattattttatttatttattttttatttcacctttatttaaccaggtaaaccagatgagaacaagttctcatttacagaTGTGTCCTTGCCAAGTCTCCTGTCATGTAGGATTCACTCATGAGCTTAATAGTTTtattgcaattgtgttcattggaTTTTCAAGATTGTGTATTATTGTAAAATATACACAACATAATTATTTTATCTCTTCTGCCCCCAGATATTCTTCTGCCCAGATCAAAGAGATGTCTCTTCCAGGCCACAAGTACCCACAGGTCAGGCACTAGCCAGGCCTCCAGTGACGTTCTTGTTGAGTACATGTCTGAGCTCCATGCCAACCACCCTGACACCGCATTGCCTGTGAAGTGCACTTCTACAGCTGTTGCTGATACAGAGACTCGTCACGTCCCCTCTGCCAGAGTGAAGAAGAAGAGCCAGGGCCGGAGGTTCAGTTACTGCCCAAAGTTGCCAACGGTCAAGATCAAGGTATGGAGCTCCATGTTTGGGGTTTTTCCCCGTCATTACGGCTAAAATAGAATCCAAAGCTAATGGGGTCAGAGTGAGACATTGTGGGGCGTCTAATGGAAGGATGAATTTACTCGGCAACAGGTGTTCAAGAGCAGAGTGGAACCAGAGAGCCACCCCGCTCAAAAGGAGCTGCCTTCGCAGCGTTTCAGCACCTCTCGAGTTGCGCTGGGTAAGCGACACACAATGATGATCATTTGATTTTGATGCATTGCCAAGATTTGGCCTGTGGTCAGAGTGAATGCAGCTTTACTGAGTTTAATGCTAAGATGTATTAATCCATCCATAATGCTTTCTCTGATCAAGGCCACTGAGTTTGACGAGCTGTCAGGCAAACATTGTAGCGACTTTCACATTTCCCAAGGTCAAAATCGTAGATTCTGTCATTCTGATGTATTACCATTTGTTTGTGCTGTGGTTGGAGAGAAGGAAAGTACATTTGATATGTTCAATTCTGACCCTGCAATGTTCTCTTATCACAGATGATGATCATGCTGTCCCATTCATTCCCCAACCTGAGGACGACCTGCCACCAGCACCTGCACAGGAGTCCCGTAAACATCCCCTGTTGGTCAGGGTGTTCCGGGCCATTTCCAGAGCCATCTCGAAACCGTTCAAGGGCTGTGATTTTTGCAA
It contains:
- the LOC123484644 gene encoding uncharacterized protein LOC123484644 — translated: MFNFRTIFPGCSFTLQFTIVEAHAKCKNIVSWVKEDSSTVVVPALDLIMNRHLPWTPSSSSSTSSSWSSVVINVADLEVASICRSIRFNLGPSHGPSEVTSPRTGARTRNPTPFPSPLSSEESLGNEEEDDNPRRYSSASENGDREDWDRSPSDPLRSVFGLSHNFIFSQVHRDARRSLSEVILPSIQRRPKKMRPIILSADTRLIMAIVEIIIKQINARLAQLMLIGGASQGAEAPSTSISSPSSQFAEQMLRTITTTMNGHTMGQMALTWLSGKSAKEIERELGRLAGQVIVATISSIQRAKSDAQTGHEVRVSYFLSAVSAEVQSLVVQRTETRMSVRQSGSDHLLNLSRAKINRAVELKMAEMYGGSLWDWSLTEQNIQLGHDRITAMSNDLVDLVVDDTLNALGYLENQAFSRSQSAGSRTGIEGLDIDGVARDMVRKAAAKLKASMSEFELEGGSRYSQGSSGPSNHSPLSRSTPT